In Wolinella succinogenes DSM 1740, a single genomic region encodes these proteins:
- a CDS encoding response regulator transcription factor translates to MKILLVEDDLDLSLVLKKALQKELYTIDIAPCLADASHLLTHFRYDLILLDLMLPDGNGITFCQKLRARGEGIPLIILTAKDTIMDRVFGLDSGADDYLAKPFSLAELMARIRARLRNPITPENPLALKIADLEIDQRTKKVTRGGKLILLTPKEYRLLEFLALNQDATLSEEIIKEALLDFEEQTLSNVISVYIYRLRNKIDKDHSVKLIHTLRGIGYRFGYL, encoded by the coding sequence GTGAAGATTTTGCTCGTTGAAGACGATTTGGACCTCTCCTTGGTTCTCAAAAAAGCTCTACAAAAAGAACTCTACACCATTGATATTGCCCCATGTCTAGCGGATGCTTCTCATCTCTTAACCCATTTTCGCTACGATCTTATTCTTCTTGACTTAATGCTTCCCGATGGCAATGGGATCACCTTTTGCCAAAAACTCCGAGCACGTGGAGAGGGAATCCCTCTGATTATACTCACAGCCAAAGACACGATTATGGATCGTGTCTTTGGCTTGGATAGTGGCGCAGATGACTATTTGGCCAAGCCCTTCTCACTGGCTGAACTCATGGCAAGAATTCGAGCCAGGCTACGCAATCCAATAACTCCAGAAAATCCTCTGGCATTAAAGATTGCCGATTTAGAAATAGACCAACGCACTAAAAAGGTAACCCGCGGAGGCAAGCTCATTCTCTTGACCCCCAAAGAGTATCGCCTCTTGGAATTTCTTGCTCTTAATCAAGACGCGACTCTCTCCGAAGAGATTATCAAAGAGGCTTTACTAGATTTTGAAGAACAAACCCTGAGCAATGTTATAAGCGTCTATATTTACCGCCTTAGGAACAAAATCGACAAAGATCATTCCGTTAAGTTAATTCACACTCTTCGAGGAATCGGTTATCGATTTGGATACCTTTGA
- a CDS encoding diacylglycerol kinase encodes MKPSYHLFKNSGYALKGLLNLWKSEVSFRIEAGVVCFGIALLGYLELDFWSRLILAGSLWQILIAEAINSSIERVVDMISPQYHPQAGIAKDVGSAIVLLTIVLTLGIWASILWRHLG; translated from the coding sequence GTGAAGCCCTCTTATCATCTTTTTAAAAATTCGGGATACGCCTTAAAAGGGCTTTTAAATTTATGGAAAAGCGAAGTCTCTTTTCGAATAGAAGCGGGAGTGGTCTGCTTTGGAATAGCACTTCTTGGTTATCTAGAGTTAGATTTTTGGAGCCGTTTAATTCTAGCTGGATCCCTTTGGCAAATTCTCATTGCTGAAGCAATTAACAGTTCCATTGAGAGGGTGGTTGATATGATCTCACCCCAATATCACCCCCAAGCAGGAATCGCCAAAGACGTGGGAAGCGCTATTGTCCTATTGACTATCGTTTTAACCCTAGGGATTTGGGCGTCCATTCTATGGAGGCATTTAGGGTGA
- a CDS encoding ABC transporter ATP-binding protein — translation MILLDRVSKRFLDRSGERGIFELSLEIKEGESCLLRGPSGSGKSTLLSLISGIARPSNGEVSIQGKHLSLMSDHFATRFRLLHIGFIFQKFHLIPDMSAFENVALALVPLNLSSRELDRRVFGILERFLMKEKAFSLAKDLSGGEQQRVAIARALVNEPMILLADEPTANLDPSLKKEFLRLLGELKGEGRTLLVASHDRELLEGGFFDRQIELLEGRLV, via the coding sequence ATGATTCTTCTAGATAGGGTGAGCAAGCGATTCTTGGATCGGAGTGGAGAGCGCGGGATTTTTGAGCTCTCCTTGGAGATCAAAGAGGGAGAGAGCTGCTTGCTTAGAGGGCCAAGCGGCAGCGGAAAAAGCACGCTTTTATCGCTCATCAGCGGAATTGCCCGTCCTAGTAATGGCGAGGTAAGCATCCAAGGTAAGCACCTCTCGCTCATGAGTGATCATTTTGCCACGCGATTTCGGTTGCTCCATATTGGGTTTATTTTCCAGAAATTTCACCTGATTCCCGATATGAGCGCCTTTGAGAATGTGGCTTTGGCTCTTGTGCCCCTTAATCTCTCTTCTAGAGAGCTTGATCGCAGGGTCTTTGGAATCTTGGAGCGATTCTTAATGAAAGAGAAGGCCTTTAGCCTCGCTAAAGATCTCTCTGGGGGTGAGCAGCAACGCGTGGCGATTGCTAGGGCGCTGGTGAATGAGCCCATGATTCTTTTAGCGGATGAGCCCACTGCCAATTTGGATCCAAGCCTTAAAAAAGAGTTTTTGAGATTGCTTGGAGAGCTCAAGGGAGAGGGGAGGACACTCCTGGTGGCCTCGCATGATAGGGAGCTTTTAGAGGGGGGCTTTTTTGATCGTCAGATTGAGCTTTTAGAGGGGAGGCTGGTTTGA
- a CDS encoding sensor histidine kinase encodes MPKLFSLKSKLWIAHSLIHLLMLILLGAGLYLLVKENFRNETEAFLKVVVLEIKEDYHKLHSDYSRLSLDEEEEFDFPPLYIQILKINKKGLEKEILKQSGEITPSYLPPLERFETFFQGGVVFGEDEKFFHAFLLLEEKEDFLIVVQVSTTKQQGGTLLESLYYGLALLLPATLFLLILASGWLIDRSFSPLHSLLEEISTLDPKRPSWRLRPQQHNSLEVEELTNAFNALLERLQEAFNRLSEFSSDVSHEIKTPLSSLRIELEMAAHSKNPSPQKEAFWERNLKRIDLIQKIIENLLLLSQTDRSDFVMESQDIYLDEIIFESLLLLKNRLQEKSISLKTEQITPITLYGNLFLLQIAIKNLIENAIIHSPFNASIRISLQNLPQQICLEIEDEGKGIPTKEYPKVFKRFYRVQSHSNEGSGLGLAIVKRILDLHQATIFLQEGHKGGLKVICYFSHAPLIQK; translated from the coding sequence ATGCCCAAGCTCTTTAGCCTTAAATCCAAACTCTGGATTGCCCACTCCCTTATTCATCTTCTCATGTTAATTCTTCTTGGGGCAGGACTCTACCTGCTTGTCAAAGAGAATTTTAGAAATGAAACCGAGGCCTTTCTTAAGGTGGTGGTCTTGGAGATCAAAGAGGATTATCACAAGCTCCACTCAGACTATTCGCGTCTCTCTTTGGATGAGGAGGAGGAGTTTGACTTCCCTCCTCTTTATATCCAAATTCTCAAAATTAATAAAAAAGGGCTCGAAAAAGAGATTCTTAAACAGAGCGGGGAGATCACTCCTTCTTATTTGCCCCCCTTGGAGAGATTTGAAACGTTCTTTCAAGGAGGAGTTGTTTTTGGAGAAGATGAGAAGTTTTTTCATGCCTTTTTGCTCCTTGAGGAAAAAGAAGATTTCTTAATAGTGGTTCAAGTGAGCACCACCAAACAACAAGGTGGCACGCTTTTAGAAAGCCTCTACTATGGGTTAGCTCTTTTGCTTCCCGCCACTCTCTTTTTGCTCATCCTTGCAAGCGGCTGGCTCATCGATCGATCATTCTCTCCTTTACACTCCCTGCTTGAGGAGATAAGCACACTAGACCCCAAACGACCCTCTTGGCGTCTTCGCCCTCAGCAACACAACAGTCTTGAGGTCGAGGAGCTAACCAATGCTTTCAATGCCCTTTTAGAGAGACTACAGGAGGCCTTTAACAGACTTTCTGAGTTTAGCTCTGACGTCTCACATGAGATCAAAACTCCCCTAAGCTCTCTAAGAATCGAGCTAGAAATGGCGGCTCACTCCAAAAATCCCTCCCCTCAAAAAGAAGCCTTCTGGGAGAGAAATCTAAAACGCATCGATCTTATTCAAAAAATCATTGAAAATCTTCTACTCCTCTCTCAAACAGATCGGAGCGACTTTGTCATGGAATCTCAAGATATCTACCTTGACGAGATCATATTCGAGAGTCTTTTGCTCCTTAAAAATCGCCTTCAAGAAAAGTCAATCTCTCTTAAGACTGAGCAAATCACCCCCATTACTCTCTATGGCAACCTTTTTTTACTTCAAATTGCCATCAAAAATCTCATTGAAAATGCCATCATTCACTCCCCTTTCAACGCTTCCATTCGAATCTCATTACAAAATCTACCCCAACAAATTTGTCTAGAGATTGAAGATGAGGGTAAAGGAATCCCTACAAAGGAGTATCCTAAGGTTTTTAAACGTTTCTATCGTGTCCAAAGCCATTCGAATGAGGGAAGCGGTTTGGGGCTAGCGATCGTGAAGCGTATCCTCGATCTCCATCAAGCTACTATTTTTTTGCAAGAGGGTCACAAAGGGGGTCTTAAGGTGATTTGCTACTTCAGCCACGCCCCATTAATCCAAAAATAA